Within Candidatus Cetobacterium colombiensis, the genomic segment ATAAATAGTTATTTTATCACAATATTCACTTATTTTTGCAAGATTTTCTCTAGATTCATAAAATCTTCTCTCTATAGATTCCTCAGGAATTCCGTGTCCACCTTTCAATACTCTTTGACGAACTCTTTCTTTAGCAATATCTGATGAATTAACACTTACAAAATGTAAATCAATATCGTATCCTAACTCTTTAGCTTTTTTTATTGTTCTTAAAATTGAATTTCCACAAAGAGTTGTTTCTTGGTTAAAAGTAGTTTTATTCTCAAAAAATTCTTTAATTTTAGCTAAAGCAATTCTACCGGCTTTCATTTGATCTGTATCTCTTTTCCAATCTCCAATCTCTTTAACAATTTCGTCAGTATTGATTCTTTTACCTAAAAAATCTTTTTCTGTCGTTAAAATAAGGTTGTTATATAAACTGGATTTACCAGCACCATTAACTCCAGCAAAGATAGTATATGTCGGTTTTAGCATATGTATCTCCTTAAAATTTGTTTTGGTTAATTATTTTTTCCATTCCTTTTTGTAAAAAGAAATTTTTCATATTAACATAAAACTCTTTCTCCTCTTCCGATTTAGAGTTTTCTAAAAGATAAAAGAATTCATCGTTGGTCATAGAGGCTTCTTGACATATTTTATATATATTATCTAAGATTTTTTTATCCATCTCAATCTCTCCTTAAAAAATTTAATAATTTTATTATATACTATTTTACATAGAAAATCAAATTCTTACAATTAATACATCAACAAGTTGACACTCCACACGACTGAAGTCGTGGGATTCTTAAATGATTAAAGGACAGTTCATTTCTGATAGTCCAGTATGACTTTAAGTTAAGGGTATATCAGTACCCCTCCTAAGACAGAACATATAGTTTCTTAGGCACTTAGACTTTTACCATCTAAGTTAGATTTTTGAGCGATATTTAATGCTCCCAGTCTATCCCTGTGTGTTTTATATCCACAAGCACACTTGTATTCTCTCGTATTAGTCTTATTATGAGTATTACAAACAGGACACTCTTGAGAAGTGTATTGTGGATTGATATATTCAACTTTAATTCCTAAGTTATATGCTTTATATTCTACAAAAGAAGCTAACTGATAGAAAGTCCAAGAATGAAGGGATTGTTTGTTTTTACCTCTTGTTCTTGAGGTCTGACGTATATCAGAAAGATTTTCTAAATTGATAGTTCCACAATTGTTTTCAACTGCAAAATCGACTATCTGCCTAGAAATCTTATGGTTTATATCTTTCATTATTCTTGATTCTTTATCATTAATACGCTTGATGGCATTTAATTTTTTAGCTTTACCAAGTTTCTTACGAAGTTCTTTATATTTTCGTCTAAGATACTTATTGCTTCTACCGTTGCCGAAAAACTTAGTTTTTCCAGTAGAATTTACTACACCAACAGCAGGAACGAGAATACCTAAGTCTACACCTAGAGTATCTGTTCCTGTACAAACAAGAGGTTTAGTTTCAATAGAAATTTGTGCAATCCAATGAAAACCTTTTTTAGAAATTCTAAGCGAACCTAATTTAGAGCTTTTCAGCTCCTCAAAAGTTTCGTAGGGGATAATAGCTTTAAACCTAGTTTTCTTAACCTTCCCATCTACAATAATTGGAAAGTCAATAGAATTTTCGCTTAATGAATAATTTTGGTTATTCCAAGAAATAGTAGGCTTTTTAAAAGTACAGTTTCCAAATTGTTTAAATTTAGTTTTAGCATATCTGATTAATTCGTTCTTAATAACAGAAGGAAGTTCAGTGTCTATATGCTTTGATGTAGCTTTAGGAAACTGTTTATCAGCGACAGCAGTTTCTATTAAAAGATTAGCTTGTCTGATATATTCTTTGGAAAGTCTTGCCAGTTCTTGAGCTTGAAACTTATTAGGTTTTAGCTTTATCTTGATGGTTTTCAACGGATTCACCCCCTTGTTTTTTGAGATTCAACATATCTACGGATAGTTTCAGATGATACATTTCCTGCCGTAGATACAAAATAACTTCTTGTCCAAAGAGTAGGAGCTTTTAACAAGTTTGAGAACTCCTTTCTTAAAGTTATACTGGTATTACCTTTAATTATCTTCATAATATCAGCAGGAGAATATTTAGGAAGAGTATTTACGAATATATGAGCATGATCTCTATCACACTCTATTGCTAAAATTTGCATATCGTATTCTTTAGCAACTTCAAATACTAACGCCTTAAATCTTGCTTCTATTTGAAAATTATCAAAAATTTTCCTTCTATATCTTGGACAAAATACAAAATGATAATTAATCATTGATACTGTAGTTTTAGTTTTTCTATAATCTGTCATAATAAATATTGTACCACATAAGTTGCATTAAATCTATATAATTGAAACTCAATTATAAAAAAAAGGAATCTTACGATTCCGGTTCCTTATATCCCACCACTAAAGTAGTGGGCTTTACGGAACTTGTTGTAAATTTTTTTGATATATATAAAAATTTTATTGATTTTTATTGATTTTTAAATAAAAACATTGTATATTATTAGTATATATCTCGGCTATCTGAGTTAAAGGAGATAGAGCTAACTTGTTACAGGGTTGGTACCCACGTAGGGGCTTTGAATATTCTACGCTTATGTTGAGGAATAACAACTAAAAAGTATTCCACTGTAAATAACAAAAATATAATACAACCTTTAAAGCCTGTTTTTAAACAGGCTTTTTGTATATAAGGAGTCTAAATGCCTGAGCAATTTCTTAATACCACAAAAAAAGTTAGTAAAAATA encodes:
- a CDS encoding zeta toxin family protein, giving the protein MLKPTYTIFAGVNGAGKSSLYNNLILTTEKDFLGKRINTDEIVKEIGDWKRDTDQMKAGRIALAKIKEFFENKTTFNQETTLCGNSILRTIKKAKELGYDIDLHFVSVNSSDIAKERVRQRVLKGGHGIPEESIERRFYESRENLAKISEYCDKITIYDNTDILITKVYIKNNNILYKGSNLPIWLDEFIEKLGK
- a CDS encoding RNA-guided endonuclease InsQ/TnpB family protein, with the translated sequence MKTIKIKLKPNKFQAQELARLSKEYIRQANLLIETAVADKQFPKATSKHIDTELPSVIKNELIRYAKTKFKQFGNCTFKKPTISWNNQNYSLSENSIDFPIIVDGKVKKTRFKAIIPYETFEELKSSKLGSLRISKKGFHWIAQISIETKPLVCTGTDTLGVDLGILVPAVGVVNSTGKTKFFGNGRSNKYLRRKYKELRKKLGKAKKLNAIKRINDKESRIMKDINHKISRQIVDFAVENNCGTINLENLSDIRQTSRTRGKNKQSLHSWTFYQLASFVEYKAYNLGIKVEYINPQYTSQECPVCNTHNKTNTREYKCACGYKTHRDRLGALNIAQKSNLDGKSLSA
- the tnpA gene encoding IS200/IS605 family transposase produces the protein MMTDYRKTKTTVSMINYHFVFCPRYRRKIFDNFQIEARFKALVFEVAKEYDMQILAIECDRDHAHIFVNTLPKYSPADIMKIIKGNTSITLRKEFSNLLKAPTLWTRSYFVSTAGNVSSETIRRYVESQKTRG